Proteins found in one Mycoplasmopsis bovigenitalium genomic segment:
- a CDS encoding single-stranded DNA-binding protein: MNKVLLTGRIASDTLKEHRKENSLWVRFNLAVIDQGINKVKFIDINLFNKVAENYLKYCKKGDLIEVIGKIDTSYYIAKDTQKKKYKLDVIGQQITFLAKSHKQKENKETSENNETQESEYVFPIDKEELNVNIFGEENE; the protein is encoded by the coding sequence ATGAATAAAGTATTACTAACTGGTCGCATTGCTAGCGACACATTAAAGGAACATAGAAAAGAAAATAGTTTATGAGTGAGATTTAACTTAGCGGTTATTGATCAAGGAATAAATAAAGTTAAATTTATTGATATTAATTTATTTAACAAGGTTGCCGAAAACTATTTGAAATACTGTAAAAAAGGAGATTTAATCGAAGTTATTGGCAAAATTGATACGTCATATTATATTGCCAAAGATACGCAGAAAAAGAAATATAAATTAGATGTAATTGGTCAACAAATAACCTTTTTGGCAAAAAGTCATAAACAAAAAGAAAATAAAGAAACAAGTGAAAACAATGAAACTCAAGAAAGTGAATATGTTTTCCCGATTGATAAAGAAGAATTAAATGTAAATATATTTGGAGAAGAAAATGAATAA
- a CDS encoding Mbov_0395 family pilin-like conjugal transfer protein, whose amino-acid sequence MNKFANFMLDTNAGAENIKSNLESIANTVQQYINIILGAFAGILTIVIIIITAISFFKAGKTDNEEVRQTQIKRIKWVGIFLIAVIILWALSPLLMTMIRNFAEIKAS is encoded by the coding sequence ATGAATAAATTTGCAAATTTTATGTTAGACACTAATGCTGGTGCAGAAAATATCAAATCGAATTTAGAATCGATTGCAAATACAGTACAACAATACATAAATATTATTTTAGGTGCATTTGCCGGCATATTAACTATTGTTATTATCATAATTACTGCAATTAGTTTTTTTAAAGCGGGAAAAACGGATAATGAAGAAGTTAGACAAACACAAATCAAAAGAATTAAGTGAGTTGGGATATTTCTTATAGCGGTAATTATATTATGAGCGCTTAGTCCATTATTAATGACTATGATTAGAAACTTTGCAGAAATTAAGGCGTCGTAA
- a CDS encoding Mbov_0396 family ICE element transmembrane protein produces MAGFISEVYNKIGFGVFNIFWYLIVVLPLILIKSILICYQLIAISLPQYLLFGIGLSEAFELSKFPTLFLRLLIISVAIYIVILAASLIRLHFWKGDNEPNPVSVALKYSVLATVWIIGIPLVLYVFNLLIGIMINLITGADKEALDYQIFINLYDPTRLKGISLKDWQYIYENNYFLKFEQYKQLEDGRAVELIFLGSLLSVSTLVPLVMGMLVVVQKVFQQFFLFIIAPFVAPTAMADDGKRLRQWGQMYFAKGFSILGFLVSIQVLGAFILQTFKWVNSPDLKDLHIMVRYLLILGVIVGGAVASTSISSEVAAFIGESASIKESISETKGMMAGAMALGGGVFAAAKGVGKLMKSGGGALAKVGAAVKGGKRGVQALNAKRDLKAKLKKGDIDKEEFKLAKQGLDAKVAERREGVLAAKKADREDLKNLKTQYKQGEISKEEYKEARKDLSLDTEQLTKKENALAKQEAKLLKKGNKEEAKAIAERRQKIGSLIDKKIERSSGDSLSLSKEQKSLLENAKRTTKKDATNQAIIDTWRTVKKGKDL; encoded by the coding sequence ATGGCTGGCTTTATCAGCGAAGTATATAATAAAATTGGATTTGGTGTTTTTAATATATTTTGATATTTAATAGTGGTATTACCACTTATATTAATTAAATCGATATTAATATGTTATCAATTAATAGCGATTAGTTTACCACAGTACTTATTATTCGGAATTGGCTTGTCAGAGGCATTTGAATTAAGCAAATTCCCCACATTATTTTTAAGGCTTTTAATAATATCGGTTGCTATATATATTGTGATATTAGCGGCAAGTTTAATTCGGCTTCATTTTTGAAAAGGGGATAATGAACCAAACCCCGTCAGTGTCGCATTAAAATATTCTGTATTAGCAACTGTATGAATTATAGGTATACCTTTAGTTTTATATGTATTTAACCTATTAATCGGTATTATGATTAATTTAATTACGGGTGCAGATAAGGAAGCATTAGATTATCAAATATTTATAAATCTATATGATCCTACAAGATTAAAAGGTATTAGTCTTAAAGATTGACAATACATTTATGAAAATAATTACTTTTTAAAATTCGAACAATACAAGCAACTTGAAGATGGAAGAGCGGTTGAGTTAATTTTTCTAGGATCACTATTAAGTGTGAGTACATTAGTACCGCTTGTTATGGGTATGCTAGTTGTTGTGCAAAAAGTATTTCAACAATTTTTCTTATTTATCATTGCGCCATTCGTTGCGCCAACTGCTATGGCAGATGATGGAAAAAGATTAAGACAATGAGGGCAAATGTATTTTGCCAAAGGCTTTTCAATTTTAGGCTTTTTAGTATCTATTCAAGTTTTAGGAGCATTTATTTTACAAACTTTTAAATGAGTAAATTCTCCAGATTTAAAAGACTTGCATATTATGGTTAGATACTTATTAATTTTAGGAGTAATCGTTGGTGGTGCTGTTGCTTCAACAAGTATATCTAGTGAAGTTGCTGCATTTATTGGCGAAAGTGCTTCAATAAAAGAAAGTATTTCTGAAACAAAAGGAATGATGGCAGGTGCAATGGCACTTGGCGGTGGTGTGTTTGCCGCGGCAAAAGGAGTTGGCAAATTAATGAAAAGTGGTGGCGGTGCATTAGCAAAAGTGGGTGCTGCCGTTAAAGGTGGAAAAAGAGGAGTACAAGCATTAAACGCTAAGCGTGATCTAAAAGCAAAACTTAAAAAAGGCGATATAGATAAAGAAGAATTCAAATTAGCAAAACAAGGCTTGGACGCAAAAGTTGCAGAAAGACGTGAAGGTGTGCTAGCCGCTAAAAAAGCAGATAGAGAGGACTTGAAAAACCTTAAAACACAATACAAACAAGGAGAAATTAGCAAAGAAGAATACAAAGAAGCAAGAAAAGATTTATCACTTGATACAGAACAACTAACTAAAAAAGAAAATGCATTGGCTAAACAGGAGGCAAAACTATTGAAAAAAGGTAATAAAGAAGAAGCAAAAGCAATTGCTGAAAGAAGACAAAAAATTGGTAGTTTGATTGACAAAAAAATCGAAAGATCTAGTGGGGATAGTTTATCTCTAAGTAAAGAACAAAAATCATTACTTGAAAATGCAAAACGTACAACTAAAAAAGATGCAACTAATCAGGCGATTATTGATACTTGAAGAACAGTAAAAAAAGGTAAAGATTTATAA